Within the Syntrophales bacterium genome, the region GAAATGGACAGCCGAGTCAGGCCCCAACCAGGGCCGTATCCTGCGCCGTTCCGACAAGCAGCCGCCCCGTTCCATCGCTTTCATACAGTGCGCGGGAGCCCGGGACCTCCGTCTGCTTCCCTACTGTTCCGGCGTCTGCTGTATGCACGCGCTGAAGCAGGCCCAGTGGGTCAAGCGGCGATCCCCGGAGATCGACTGCACCATTTTCTATACCGACCTGCGTACTATTGGACGTGATTACTACGACTACGGCCTGAAAAGCCTTCACATGGCCACCGGCGTGAATCTCGTCAGGGCCCGGCCCGGCTTCATCCGGCCTATGCCTGACGGCTCCGCCCTTGCCCTGAACTATGAAGACACGGAAGCACAGAAGATCCGCCTGGAGCGGTTCGACCTGGTAGTACTGAATGGAAATCTGCGGCCGTCACTGGTTCCATCGAGTCCGGGAGCGCCTGCACCGGTCGCCCTGGACGGTGACGGCTTCGTAGACCGGGCAGGGGATGATGTCTCGCGTTTCGCCTGCGGCTTCAGCCGCGAGCCGGCCGATATCGCCGAGGCTGTTCTTCATGCCTCTTCGTCGGTTATGCAGTGTGTAACGCGTGAAAAAGGCAGGGGATAAAGCGATGAAACAAAGCACCGTTTTTCTCTGCACCTGCTACGATGAAATCGATCGGGTCGTCGATTGCGAGGCACTGCGCACCCGTCTCTTGAAGGATCCTCGTGTAGCCTCGGTGACCGTCGACGAAGCACTCTGCCGAGAGGGCCGCATGACCGGCCTTGCCGAGTCAATGAACAAGCACGACGAATCCGTTCTGGTTGCCGCCTGTTCGCCCCTGGCGCGTGGTGACAGGCTCCTTCAGGATCTGGCTAAAGAAGGTATTCCCGCCTCCCGGGTACAACTCGTCGATCTCCGTGAAGGCTGTTCCTGGATACATGCGAACGATGGTCCGGAGGCAGAGAAAAAGGCGGTGGACCTCCTTGAGATGGGCTTGATTTCCCTGCACAACAAAGAGGCCTCCGCCGACGTGACCGTGAAGCCGGCCGGCCGAGTCCTCGTGATCGGTGCCGGTCCTGCCGGTCTCGCCGCCGCCGCCGCTCTGGCCCGATGCGGTATCGCCGTTACCATCCTGGAGCGGGGCGCTGAGCCGGGGGGAACCCTTGGCCTCATTTCAAAAATCTATCCCGACGACATCACCCCGGCGGAAAGACTCGGTCCTTTGCGGGAGGCCATCGAGGCACATCCCGATTCTACCCTCCGCCCGCGGGCAAACATTGTTTCCGTCTCGGGTTACGCAGGCAACTTCAGAGTCCGCTACACCTCCGGCGACAGGGAATACAAGGAAACCTTCGGTGCTGTCATACTCGCCACGGGCGGGCGGATCTTTCTGCCCAAAGGCC harbors:
- a CDS encoding 4Fe-4S binding protein; this encodes MTESGSHKPVLVVGGGVAGLIAALDLAALGREVELVDSAPRLGGQVAKLDKIYPGDHCAFCPLWTEIKRVEENENIRIYLTSNVTTINPEPEGYTVTITGEPGWIDESLCVFCGRCRDICPEQAIRPLWEHASPPSFFIDKTQCTQCGTCPAVCPTDAIDTRRPSVYVVLSVADIVWATGFREADLTPLAEFGYGSHRDIMTSLEFEKWTAESGPNQGRILRRSDKQPPRSIAFIQCAGARDLRLLPYCSGVCCMHALKQAQWVKRRSPEIDCTIFYTDLRTIGRDYYDYGLKSLHMATGVNLVRARPGFIRPMPDGSALALNYEDTEAQKIRLERFDLVVLNGNLRPSLVPSSPGAPAPVALDGDGFVDRAGDDVSRFACGFSREPADIAEAVLHASSSVMQCVTREKGRG